The proteins below are encoded in one region of Bacteroidales bacterium:
- a CDS encoding PorT family protein, whose protein sequence is MKLKFLIFFFIIIKITNAQTELGVKIGGGSSSVDFRPKIEQQNINTFTTGLVFKHINKPIVGIQLELNYIQKGWKEIIDTLHFYKRSVNYIEFPVLTHFHIGKNKLGFFINIGPDFAYHIKSKGDEYTKSQYSREYFYKDIKKFEYSLVFDLGFKLKTNVGCFQLEGRYIQALTNFLDSEIITDSRNKFIGVSLVYLYQIKSYTN, encoded by the coding sequence GTGAAATTAAAATTTTTAATATTCTTTTTTATAATTATTAAAATAACAAATGCCCAAACAGAATTAGGTGTTAAAATTGGCGGAGGTTCTTCTTCTGTTGATTTTCGTCCTAAAATTGAACAACAAAACATAAATACTTTTACTACAGGCTTAGTTTTTAAACATATAAATAAACCAATAGTTGGCATTCAATTAGAACTCAATTATATACAAAAAGGATGGAAAGAAATAATTGACACATTACACTTTTATAAAAGATCTGTTAATTATATAGAATTTCCGGTTCTAACACATTTTCATATCGGTAAAAATAAGTTGGGCTTTTTTATAAATATTGGCCCTGATTTTGCTTATCACATAAAAAGTAAAGGAGATGAATATACAAAAAGCCAATATTCAAGAGAATATTTTTACAAGGATATAAAAAAATTTGAATATAGTCTTGTTTTTGATTTGGGATTTAAATTAAAGACAAATGTAGGTTGTTTTCAGCTTGAGGGAAGATACATACAAGCTTTAACAAATTTTCTTGATTCTGAAATAATTACTGATTCACGAAATAAATTTATCGGGGTTTCTTTGGTATATTTATATCAAATTAAATCTTACACTAATTAG